From Campylobacter sp. MG1, a single genomic window includes:
- the ssb gene encoding single-stranded DNA-binding protein, which translates to MNKVILIGRLTRDIEIKSIGSTGSAVVNNAMAVNRYRTSNSGEKLEETLFIDVVFFNRLAEIVNQYLRKGSKLMVEGFLQQQTWVDTVTNQNRSKIQLVVENMEMLDPKPSDDNMSRNNYQQNNNYNKTQYSNQNQQSSYQNIGKQNFNENKNNYIQDFDEISQEVPF; encoded by the coding sequence ATGAATAAAGTTATTCTAATAGGTCGTTTGACTAGGGATATTGAAATAAAGTCAATAGGCTCAACTGGCTCAGCTGTTGTTAATAACGCTATGGCTGTAAATAGATATAGAACATCTAATAGTGGGGAAAAATTAGAAGAAACTTTATTTATTGATGTTGTGTTTTTTAATAGGTTAGCTGAAATTGTTAATCAATATCTTAGAAAAGGTTCAAAACTTATGGTTGAAGGATTTTTACAGCAACAAACTTGGGTTGATACTGTAACTAATCAAAATCGTTCAAAAATTCAATTAGTGGTTGAAAATATGGAGATGTTAGATCCAAAACCTAGTGATGACAATATGTCTAGGAATAATTATCAACAAAATAATAATTATAATAAAACACAATATAGCAATCAAAATCAACAAAGTTCTTACCAAAATATTGGTAAGCAAAATTTTAATGAAAATAAAAATAATTATATTCAAGACTTTGATGAGATATCTCAAGAAGTCCCATTTTAA
- a CDS encoding D-2-hydroxyacid dehydrogenase, with product MKIVFLDANTLGGENIDAFKEFGEVVLYEKSSPNEVVKRLEKCEVAVINKIKMSREVMQACPDLKLILISATGMNTVDLVAAKEFNIVVKNVAGYSTKSVAQHTYALLLSLMNETLYYNDYTKKGNWAKSELFCDYSRRIYTIEGKTWGIIGLGAIGKEVAKIAQMFGANVVYTSLSGNNNNADFKKVSLEELLKNSDIISIHAPLNDKSYKLISEKELAMMKDNAYLLNLGRGGIIDEVALAKAIDSKNIRVGLDVVEVEPMSADNPLLNISKKQNLIITPHIAWTACECVTRLVAMMVNNLRDFLNGK from the coding sequence ATGAAAATTGTATTTTTAGACGCAAACACCTTAGGTGGAGAAAACATTGACGCATTTAAAGAATTTGGCGAAGTTGTATTGTATGAAAAATCATCGCCTAATGAAGTAGTAAAAAGATTAGAAAAATGCGAAGTAGCAGTGATTAATAAAATCAAAATGAGCCGTGAAGTTATGCAAGCTTGCCCTGATTTAAAACTAATTTTAATTAGTGCAACGGGTATGAATACGGTTGATTTGGTTGCGGCAAAAGAATTTAATATCGTAGTTAAAAATGTAGCAGGTTATAGCACAAAAAGTGTGGCTCAACATACTTATGCTCTACTTTTATCATTAATGAACGAAACTCTTTATTATAATGACTACACAAAAAAAGGCAATTGGGCTAAGAGCGAATTATTTTGTGATTATTCAAGAAGAATTTACACAATAGAAGGCAAAACTTGGGGAATTATAGGACTTGGAGCTATTGGAAAAGAAGTTGCAAAAATAGCACAAATGTTTGGTGCTAATGTGGTTTATACAAGTCTTAGTGGCAATAATAACAATGCTGATTTTAAAAAAGTTAGCTTAGAAGAATTGCTAAAAAATAGCGATATTATAAGCATTCACGCTCCACTTAACGACAAATCATATAAATTAATCAGCGAAAAAGAACTAGCAATGATGAAAGATAATGCGTATTTGCTAAATCTTGGGCGTGGCGGGATAATTGATGAAGTAGCACTCGCAAAAGCAATTGATAGTAAAAATATCCGCGTTGGGCTTGATGTTGTAGAAGTTGAGCCAATGAGTGCTGATAATCCTTTATTGAACATAAGTAAAAAGCAAAATCTAATAATCACCCCGCACATAGCTTGGACTGCTTGTGAGTGTGTTACAAGGCTAGTGGCAATGATGGTGAATAATTTAAGAGATTTTTTAAATGGTAAATAA
- the rpsF gene encoding 30S ribosomal protein S6: protein MRHYEVLFIAKPTLTDEELKARVEFIKETLVKNGAEIASVVEMGTRKLAYQIDKYERGVYYVIYFKAPGLLIKELERVLKITEDVIRFLIVKYENRREIAAWESLSQGKKLGKRDNKKETKVETPAE, encoded by the coding sequence ATGAGACATTATGAGGTTTTATTCATCGCAAAGCCAACGCTAACTGATGAAGAATTAAAGGCAAGAGTTGAGTTTATAAAAGAAACTCTAGTAAAAAATGGTGCTGAAATTGCAAGTGTTGTTGAAATGGGCACTAGAAAATTAGCTTATCAAATTGATAAATATGAGCGTGGTGTATATTATGTAATATATTTTAAAGCTCCAGGTTTATTGATTAAAGAACTTGAGCGTGTTTTAAAGATTACTGAAGATGTAATTAGATTTTTAATCGTTAAATACGAAAACAGACGCGAAATCGCTGCATGGGAAAGTCTTTCTCAAGGTAAAAAATTAGGTAAAAGAGATAATAAAAAAGAAACTAAGGTTGAAACTCCAGCAGAATAA
- a CDS encoding alanine/glycine:cation symporter family protein — protein sequence MTFHDFIEQINGILVAYVLVFVLVGIGIIFTIYLGLPQFRYFKQSIKASFGDLFAKNKNKRAGVTALQAMMISISAQVGTGNIIGVATAICLGGAGAIFWMWASAFLGMATILAEGILAQRYKVWQNGHYIGGPAFYIKLGLKKKLGKHTCNLLAGFFAIAIIVALGCAGQMTQSNSISGAMNQAFNIPTYMTGIIVAIIAGFVVIGGVKRIAKFAEIVVPFMAIFYVLVAIYILIKFHSNIGSVFSSIINQAFGLEAVGGGAVGIGIKEAIRYGVARGLFANEAGMGSTPHAHASATTKHGVTQGFVAMLAVFIDTAFICTATALIILLSGADLSLNGIELTTAAFRIAFGDIGVQLLALCLAFFAFTTIIGWYYFAQINVIYLFSQKALPYFKFIFVFCIAFGALLKVDLVWSISDLCNTLMVLPNTLALFLLAPIVKKELIKFHKH from the coding sequence ATGACATTTCATGATTTTATAGAACAAATTAATGGTATTTTAGTTGCATATGTTTTAGTTTTTGTTCTAGTTGGAATAGGTATAATTTTTACTATTTATTTAGGCTTACCTCAATTTAGATATTTTAAGCAAAGTATAAAAGCAAGTTTTGGTGATTTATTCGCAAAGAATAAAAATAAAAGAGCCGGAGTAACAGCACTTCAAGCTATGATGATATCAATATCAGCTCAAGTTGGAACCGGTAATATAATAGGTGTAGCTACTGCAATTTGTCTAGGTGGTGCAGGTGCTATATTTTGGATGTGGGCTAGTGCATTTTTAGGAATGGCAACTATTTTAGCTGAAGGAATTTTAGCTCAACGCTACAAAGTATGGCAAAATGGTCATTATATAGGTGGTCCGGCTTTTTATATCAAACTCGGTTTAAAGAAAAAATTAGGAAAACATACTTGTAATTTATTAGCTGGTTTTTTTGCTATAGCTATTATTGTAGCATTAGGTTGTGCTGGACAAATGACACAAAGTAATTCAATTTCAGGTGCTATGAATCAAGCATTCAATATCCCTACATATATGACCGGTATAATTGTAGCTATAATTGCTGGTTTTGTTGTTATTGGTGGAGTAAAAAGAATAGCTAAATTTGCTGAAATTGTAGTGCCTTTTATGGCTATTTTTTATGTTTTAGTCGCTATTTACATATTGATTAAATTTCACTCAAATATAGGTTCAGTATTTTCTAGTATTATAAATCAAGCATTTGGACTTGAAGCAGTAGGTGGTGGTGCTGTTGGAATTGGTATTAAAGAAGCCATTCGCTATGGTGTAGCTCGTGGTCTTTTTGCTAACGAGGCTGGTATGGGTAGTACCCCTCACGCTCACGCAAGTGCTACTACAAAACACGGGGTTACACAAGGATTTGTAGCAATGTTAGCTGTTTTTATTGATACAGCTTTTATATGCACCGCAACTGCTCTTATTATTTTATTAAGTGGTGCTGACCTAAGCCTTAACGGAATAGAGCTTACAACAGCAGCATTTCGTATAGCATTTGGAGATATCGGGGTTCAATTATTAGCTTTATGTCTTGCTTTTTTTGCATTTACTACTATAATAGGTTGGTATTATTTTGCTCAAATTAATGTAATATACTTATTTTCTCAAAAAGCATTACCTTACTTTAAATTTATATTTGTATTTTGTATAGCTTTTGGGGCTTTATTAAAAGTAGATTTGGTATGGAGCATATCTGATTTGTGTAATACATTAATGGTTTTACCGAACACTTTAGCATTATTTTTACTAGCACCTATTGTCAAAAAAGAATTAATTAAATTTCACAAACATTAA
- a CDS encoding TOBE domain-containing protein: MLSARNILKVNIVDIKSDLITSLVYAKLENSKKIKALITTDSVKDLDLKSGDNAIMVFKANSVIISKNECAIRLSSANELHGKIINITNGAVYSIIDIDCNGIKITASITNESVKNMNLQISDSVNVLIKASNILVGIEE; the protein is encoded by the coding sequence ATGTTAAGTGCTAGAAATATTTTAAAAGTCAATATCGTAGATATAAAATCCGATTTAATTACTTCACTAGTTTATGCAAAATTAGAAAATAGTAAAAAAATTAAAGCCTTAATAACTACTGATAGCGTAAAAGACTTAGACCTAAAATCTGGTGATAATGCAATTATGGTTTTTAAAGCTAATTCAGTAATAATTAGTAAAAATGAATGTGCAATTCGTTTAAGTAGTGCTAATGAACTACATGGTAAAATTATTAATATAACTAATGGTGCTGTTTATAGTATAATTGATATAGATTGTAATGGCATAAAAATAACTGCAAGCATTACTAATGAAAGTGTCAAAAATATGAATTTACAAATCAGTGATAGCGTAAATGTATTAATAAAAGCTAGTAATATTTTAGTTGGTATTGAAGAATAA
- a CDS encoding iron-containing alcohol dehydrogenase produces the protein MKENLLFTNTIVDINISEILQKELKNYKNILIIAGKTAYEKAKNRLNLENKNYSINFVKECSFSVFDEIFHDEIKKTTEFDIVLGIGGGKALDTAKFVANKLKLNILTIPTIAATCAATSGLSVIYDDDSKFLDFAIYDDLNIKCIIDLEIIKNAPKRFLIAGIGDTMAKFYEFDLKYKMALKNNEIIDYTNTLGKICSNLCKDLNLIFAENAINSKEINLEFKQVVMSIILNTGIVSRLIKMDYNGAIAHSVCYGLGIFSSIEKNFLHGELVAFGILIQLLLENNIKEYELLCEFYKKINLPTKITDFIKIDDFMLKIKESIEFILKTQDSKYLIKSGFILNEENLKQALLRS, from the coding sequence ATGAAAGAAAATTTACTATTTACAAATACTATCGTAGATATTAACATAAGTGAAATTTTACAAAAAGAGTTGAAAAATTATAAGAATATTTTAATCATCGCAGGAAAAACAGCATATGAAAAAGCTAAAAATAGATTAAATTTAGAAAATAAAAATTATTCTATAAATTTTGTAAAAGAATGCTCTTTTAGTGTTTTTGATGAAATTTTTCATGATGAAATAAAAAAAACAACAGAATTTGATATAGTATTAGGAATCGGTGGTGGAAAAGCACTTGATACGGCGAAATTTGTAGCAAATAAATTAAAATTAAATATTTTAACAATTCCAACAATAGCTGCAACTTGTGCTGCTACTTCAGGACTTTCAGTTATTTACGATGACGATTCTAAATTTTTAGATTTTGCAATATATGATGATTTGAATATAAAATGCATAATAGATTTAGAAATCATCAAAAACGCTCCTAAAAGATTTTTAATAGCTGGTATTGGCGATACTATGGCTAAATTTTATGAATTTGATTTAAAATATAAAATGGCATTAAAAAATAATGAAATTATAGATTATACAAATACTTTAGGAAAAATTTGTAGTAATTTATGCAAAGATTTAAATTTAATTTTTGCTGAAAATGCAATAAATTCTAAAGAAATAAATTTAGAATTCAAACAAGTTGTAATGTCAATAATTTTAAACACAGGCATAGTTTCAAGACTTATAAAAATGGATTATAACGGTGCAATAGCACATTCTGTATGTTATGGACTAGGTATTTTTAGTAGTATAGAAAAAAATTTTTTACATGGAGAGTTAGTAGCATTTGGAATTTTAATTCAATTATTATTAGAAAATAATATCAAAGAATACGAACTTTTATGTGAATTTTATAAAAAAATAAATTTACCAACAAAAATCACTGACTTCATAAAAATTGATGATTTTATGTTAAAAATTAAAGAATCGATTGAATTTATCCTAAAAACTCAAGATTCTAAGTATCTAATAAAATCTGGTTTTATATTAAATGAAGAAAATTTAAAACAAGCATTATTAAGGAGTTAA
- the dnaG gene encoding DNA primase gives MITNENIQKLKETVSIIDLVSKFVQIHKQGSNYMCVCPFHSDKNPSMVIREDEGYFHCFGCGAHGDAISFIQKYKNIDFIQALNELASMYNFTLDDSKRKLIRHNEALTVLNEYYINELNYRHDLLQYLEKRKITRDLRIKFNIGYAPSANDTIKILQKNEISNDNALMQGVLKKNENGLYPSFIDRITFPIYDNTGFLVGFGGRTLNPNNPAKYVNSPASRLFDKSSLFYGYHLAKNEINKNKKMIICEGYMDTISFHKAGFTYAVAVLGTALTANHLKLIKKDCFVMLCFDKDNAGQNAAFKAASLLSENGYNGEVITLKSYKDPGEFIENNEISKLKDEMNNSKNIISFCIEYIFKNQLNLEYIDKLSISKIEPYLIKKAYANILNYTNKLDTFLASTHIKIFCDNLGIDYNLLNGIKIQETKTYNNDKKEQNKFLEGILYFLASSKDDFKILLKKEYFDSELLNLILERDYSNPKIIKFMNETHINQKITNIIGFFTNLAKYYASCNILNSVLFKNYAIELVKNPKLIYSEEGITKAYLVLIDLLYYRNTKLDETTKENLKNKIKNLGV, from the coding sequence ATGATTACAAACGAAAATATTCAAAAACTAAAAGAGACTGTTAGTATTATTGATTTAGTGTCAAAATTTGTCCAAATTCATAAACAGGGCAGTAATTATATGTGTGTTTGTCCTTTTCATTCTGATAAAAATCCTAGTATGGTAATAAGAGAAGATGAAGGATATTTTCATTGTTTTGGTTGTGGAGCACATGGAGATGCTATAAGTTTTATACAAAAATACAAAAATATTGATTTTATACAAGCATTAAATGAATTAGCTAGTATGTATAATTTTACACTAGATGATAGTAAAAGAAAACTTATAAGACATAATGAAGCATTAACTGTGTTAAATGAATATTATATAAACGAATTAAATTATAGGCACGATTTATTACAATATTTAGAAAAAAGAAAAATAACAAGAGATTTAAGAATTAAATTCAACATAGGCTATGCTCCTAGTGCAAACGATACAATAAAAATACTACAAAAGAATGAAATTTCAAATGATAACGCATTAATGCAAGGAGTTCTTAAAAAAAATGAAAATGGTCTTTATCCATCATTTATAGATAGAATAACATTCCCTATATACGATAATACAGGATTTTTAGTTGGTTTTGGTGGTAGGACATTAAACCCTAATAACCCTGCTAAATATGTAAATTCTCCGGCATCAAGATTATTTGATAAAAGTAGTTTATTTTATGGTTATCATCTAGCAAAAAATGAAATTAATAAAAATAAAAAAATGATTATTTGTGAAGGTTATATGGATACAATTAGTTTTCATAAAGCTGGTTTTACATACGCTGTAGCTGTGTTAGGAACAGCTCTAACAGCAAATCATTTAAAATTAATTAAAAAAGATTGCTTTGTAATGCTTTGTTTTGATAAAGATAATGCTGGTCAAAATGCTGCTTTTAAAGCTGCTAGTTTACTTAGTGAAAATGGTTATAATGGTGAAGTAATAACACTAAAAAGCTATAAAGACCCAGGCGAATTTATAGAAAATAATGAAATATCAAAATTAAAAGATGAAATGAATAATTCTAAAAATATAATATCATTTTGTATTGAGTATATTTTTAAAAATCAATTAAATTTAGAATATATAGATAAACTTAGCATATCTAAAATCGAACCTTATTTAATAAAAAAAGCTTATGCAAACATCTTAAATTACACAAATAAACTTGATACATTTTTAGCATCTACACATATTAAAATTTTCTGTGATAATCTAGGTATAGATTATAATTTGCTAAATGGTATAAAAATACAAGAAACTAAAACTTATAACAATGATAAAAAAGAACAAAATAAATTCCTTGAAGGGATATTATATTTTTTAGCAAGTTCAAAAGATGATTTTAAAATTTTATTAAAAAAAGAATATTTTGATAGTGAATTATTAAATTTAATTTTAGAAAGAGATTATTCTAATCCTAAAATTATTAAATTTATGAACGAAACCCACATAAATCAAAAAATAACAAATATAATAGGTTTTTTTACAAATTTGGCTAAATATTATGCAAGTTGTAATATTCTAAATTCAGTATTGTTTAAAAATTATGCTATTGAATTAGTAAAAAATCCAAAATTAATATATAGCGAAGAAGGAATAACAAAAGCATATCTTGTATTAATTGATTTGCTTTATTATCGCAATACTAAATTAGATGAAACAACAAAGGAAAATTTAAAAAATAAAATAAAAAATCTCGGAGTATAG
- a CDS encoding ATP-binding protein, translating into MKALALFSGGLDSMLSISTIVKQGIEVEAIFISTGFGPLNTELLKRRANMAGASFRVVDICDKYLQDVLLNPKYGYGKAINPCIDCHGYMFKVALSMLDDLNASFVISGEVLGQRPMSQRAQALKSVEKLSEDKENKILRPLSAKLLPPTLPEINGWVDREKLLDFSGRGRTRQMELAKIYGYSDYESPAGGCLLTLEAFKNKIIDYIKFNKLDSSNAKLLRLGRHLRLPNGAKMIISRNETEGNAILEMLDDKNIKMSEIITNKIGAISLLDNNASDDDIKLACSLALAYTKNPNDGECKFNNKIINAKSVDKSLAQKYFIV; encoded by the coding sequence ATGAAGGCATTAGCACTTTTTAGTGGTGGTCTTGATAGTATGTTATCAATTAGTACCATAGTAAAACAAGGAATAGAAGTAGAAGCAATTTTTATTAGCACTGGATTTGGTCCATTAAACACTGAGCTTTTAAAGCGTCGTGCAAATATGGCTGGAGCTAGTTTTAGAGTAGTTGATATTTGTGATAAATATTTGCAAGATGTGTTATTAAACCCAAAATACGGCTATGGAAAAGCAATTAATCCTTGCATAGATTGTCATGGATATATGTTTAAGGTTGCATTAAGTATGCTTGATGACTTAAATGCTTCTTTTGTAATTAGCGGTGAAGTTTTAGGACAGCGTCCGATGAGTCAAAGAGCACAAGCATTAAAAAGCGTTGAAAAACTTAGTGAAGATAAAGAAAATAAAATTTTAAGACCACTTAGTGCAAAATTACTACCACCTACCCTACCAGAAATTAATGGTTGGGTTGATAGAGAAAAATTACTTGATTTTAGTGGTCGTGGTCGCACTAGACAAATGGAACTTGCAAAAATTTATGGATATAGTGATTATGAAAGTCCAGCTGGCGGGTGTTTACTAACTCTTGAAGCATTTAAAAATAAAATAATTGATTATATAAAATTTAATAAATTAGATAGCTCAAATGCAAAATTATTAAGGCTAGGAAGACACTTAAGATTACCAAATGGTGCAAAAATGATAATATCTCGCAATGAAACTGAAGGCAATGCAATACTTGAAATGTTAGATGATAAAAATATTAAAATGAGTGAAATTATCACAAATAAAATAGGTGCAATATCTTTATTAGACAATAACGCAAGTGATGATGATATAAAACTTGCTTGTTCTTTAGCACTAGCGTATACAAAAAATCCAAATGATGGAGAATGTAAATTTAACAATAAAATTATAAACGCAAAAAGTGTTGATAAAAGCTTGGCACAAAAATATTTTATAGTTTAA
- the rpsR gene encoding 30S ribosomal protein S18, translating to MAEKRKYSRKYCKFTEAKIDFIDYKDTALLKHALSERFKIMPRRLTGTSKKHQEMVELAIKRARAVALIPYVCDRKNVVTNPFEGL from the coding sequence ATGGCAGAAAAAAGAAAGTATTCAAGAAAATATTGCAAATTTACAGAGGCAAAAATTGATTTTATTGATTATAAAGATACAGCATTATTAAAACACGCATTATCAGAGCGTTTTAAAATAATGCCAAGAAGATTAACAGGAACAAGCAAAAAACACCAAGAAATGGTTGAGCTAGCTATTAAAAGAGCAAGAGCAGTTGCTTTAATTCCTTATGTATGCGACCGCAAAAACGTAGTTACAAATCCGTTTGAAGGTCTATAA
- a CDS encoding RNB domain-containing ribonuclease → MLDFLDEVRQGFNKLNANSKQKEIIKVLLTEKIVSEYNNKIYFNNGFYYGKMDINSKGDGFLQASFLERDLLIKSKDLHSARYGDIVIAKKIKKQKGRPSAAVILVLKREEEFSLVITQMLKNVVFGKCFKTGLLRQLSVSQKSLKALPVGTILKVDNASSNVVEVLGHISDEKVDEKISMALFNKTEEFDKACLDEANAYSGSVDASFYPDRLDLRHLPFCTIDPIHAKDFDDAIYFDEKNQILYVAIADVSEYVRAFSALDNEALKRGFSIYFPHKSIPMLPRVLSEGICSLNPYEDRLCFGFKIYFEGAKVIKEEIYEGIINSKRRFNYDEVDEYLDKKTDLKECNYLYSLNELTKKIRNARLNKGFNFLTEELRMEIDSDWQITKTYYEQSTRSHQLIEDCMLLANKAAAKMCPDLAIFRNHQSPNYNKITAMYEELQLLGLDFSGGENIYENIKNIQSLADELNIRAEVDKIIIRSFKKAEYGHENKGHFALGFERYSHFTSPIRRYSDLILHRLLKALMKNQDKLFTYLSTNLENKCFEVSNLEREADKVAMDFCDRVYARYFHKNIGKRFYVKITKNEDITIGVLDDEFKGARIFIANPNVTLFSRVLVEIYEVDLISAKVFARIVKDV, encoded by the coding sequence ATGCTTGATTTTTTAGATGAGGTTAGACAAGGTTTTAATAAGCTTAATGCTAATTCAAAACAAAAAGAAATAATTAAAGTCTTATTAACAGAAAAAATAGTAAGCGAATACAATAATAAAATCTATTTTAATAATGGATTTTATTATGGCAAAATGGATATAAATTCTAAAGGCGATGGATTTTTACAAGCGTCGTTTTTAGAGCGAGATTTACTCATAAAATCAAAAGACTTACATTCAGCAAGATACGGCGATATTGTAATTGCAAAAAAGATTAAAAAGCAAAAAGGTCGCCCGAGTGCTGCTGTAATACTTGTTTTAAAAAGAGAAGAAGAATTTTCTTTAGTTATTACTCAAATGCTAAAAAATGTAGTATTTGGAAAATGCTTTAAAACAGGACTTTTAAGACAACTTAGCGTATCTCAAAAATCATTAAAAGCCTTACCTGTTGGCACTATTTTAAAGGTTGATAATGCAAGTTCAAATGTAGTAGAAGTGCTAGGGCATATTAGTGATGAAAAAGTAGATGAAAAAATCTCTATGGCTTTATTTAATAAAACTGAAGAATTTGATAAAGCGTGTTTAGATGAAGCAAATGCTTATAGTGGCAGTGTTGATGCTAGTTTTTATCCTGATAGACTTGATTTAAGGCATTTGCCATTTTGCACGATAGACCCAATTCACGCAAAAGATTTTGATGATGCTATTTATTTTGATGAAAAAAATCAGATTTTATATGTAGCAATTGCTGATGTAAGCGAATATGTAAGGGCTTTTAGTGCTTTAGATAACGAAGCTTTAAAGCGTGGATTTAGTATATATTTTCCACATAAAAGCATTCCTATGTTGCCAAGAGTTTTAAGTGAAGGAATTTGTTCTTTAAACCCATATGAAGACAGGCTTTGCTTTGGTTTTAAAATATATTTTGAAGGTGCAAAAGTAATAAAAGAAGAAATCTATGAAGGCATAATTAATTCAAAAAGAAGATTTAATTACGATGAAGTAGATGAGTATTTAGACAAAAAAACTGATTTAAAAGAATGCAATTATTTATATTCTTTAAACGAGCTTACAAAAAAAATAAGAAATGCTAGATTAAATAAAGGTTTTAATTTTTTAACAGAAGAGCTAAGAATGGAGATTGATAGCGACTGGCAAATTACTAAGACCTATTACGAGCAATCAACAAGGTCTCATCAATTGATTGAGGATTGTATGCTACTTGCTAATAAAGCAGCGGCTAAAATGTGCCCTGATTTAGCTATTTTTAGAAATCATCAAAGCCCAAATTACAATAAAATCACTGCTATGTATGAAGAATTGCAATTATTAGGACTTGATTTTAGTGGTGGAGAAAATATCTATGAAAATATCAAAAATATTCAGAGCTTAGCAGATGAATTAAATATCCGTGCTGAAGTAGATAAAATCATCATTCGTTCATTTAAAAAAGCTGAATATGGACACGAAAATAAAGGGCATTTTGCATTAGGATTTGAAAGGTATTCGCATTTTACAAGTCCTATTAGAAGATATTCGGATTTGATTTTGCATAGATTATTAAAAGCTCTTATGAAAAATCAAGATAAGCTATTTACATACCTTAGCACGAACCTTGAGAATAAATGTTTTGAAGTTAGTAATCTTGAAAGAGAAGCTGATAAGGTGGCAATGGATTTTTGTGATAGGGTTTATGCAAGATATTTTCATAAAAATATTGGCAAAAGATTTTATGTAAAAATCACTAAAAACGAAGATATTACAATAGGTGTTTTAGATGATGAGTTTAAAGGTGCAAGGATATTTATTGCAAATCCTAATGTAACTTTATTTTCTAGAGTTTTAGTTGAGATTTATGAAGTAGATTTAATAAGCGCTAAGGTTTTTGCTAGGATAGTTAAGGATGTATGA
- a CDS encoding glutathionylspermidine synthase family protein: MKFLNIQKLSTEKLENMGFTWHTNEDKKSYVDDKLIIISEDEANNYYNACNELYDMFINAGSYVIDNNLLDKLGIPFNLHEVVKLSWENEVHWHLYGRFDLAGGLDNLPIKLLEFNANTPTALFETAILQFEQLRLNNLDESNQFNHTYEAIVDNFKRLSTLDEDVSNFDEVYEGWKILFTSVKNTEEELTTRLLMQMAKDAGYECEFAYVEDVEFSEDGVFLADENYEFCFMLIPWEIIAIEESELAHLLTKIIKNQKAIILNPAYTLLFQSKAILEILWQLYPNHKYLLKTSFLPLENAKQVKKPFFGREGANVTILDKNGEIITKNNGDYENNGFIYQEFAELNEYNGEFYQAGVFFAYEACGLGFRKGGTIIDNYAQFVGHIIKG, from the coding sequence ATGAAATTTTTAAATATTCAAAAACTAAGCACTGAAAAGCTAGAAAATATGGGTTTTACTTGGCATACAAATGAAGATAAAAAATCATATGTAGATGATAAATTAATAATAATTAGCGAAGATGAAGCAAATAATTATTATAACGCTTGCAATGAGCTATATGATATGTTTATAAACGCAGGTTCTTATGTAATTGATAATAATCTTTTAGATAAACTTGGTATTCCTTTTAATTTACACGAAGTTGTGAAATTATCTTGGGAAAATGAAGTTCATTGGCATTTATATGGGCGTTTTGATTTAGCTGGTGGGCTTGATAATTTACCTATTAAATTGCTTGAGTTTAATGCAAATACTCCAACGGCACTTTTTGAAACGGCGATTTTACAATTTGAGCAATTAAGACTAAATAATTTAGATGAAAGCAATCAATTTAATCACACTTACGAAGCAATCGTTGATAATTTTAAACGCTTATCAACTTTAGATGAAGATGTAAGTAATTTTGATGAAGTATATGAAGGCTGGAAAATACTTTTTACAAGTGTAAAAAATACTGAAGAAGAGCTAACTACAAGATTACTTATGCAAATGGCAAAAGACGCTGGATATGAATGCGAGTTTGCTTATGTTGAAGATGTTGAATTTAGCGAAGATGGAGTGTTTTTAGCTGATGAGAATTATGAGTTTTGCTTTATGCTAATTCCTTGGGAAATAATAGCTATTGAAGAAAGCGAATTAGCACATTTACTAACAAAAATAATCAAAAATCAAAAAGCAATTATCCTAAATCCTGCTTATACATTATTATTTCAAAGCAAGGCTATTTTAGAGATTTTATGGCAGCTTTATCCAAATCATAAATATTTATTAAAAACTAGCTTTTTACCACTTGAAAATGCTAAACAAGTTAAAAAGCCGTTTTTTGGTCGTGAAGGTGCAAATGTTACGATTTTGGACAAAAATGGCGAAATAATTACAAAAAATAATGGAGATTATGAAAATAACGGATTTATTTATCAAGAATTTGCAGAACTTAACGAATATAATGGCGAGTTCTATCAAGCTGGGGTATTTTTTGCCTACGAAGCGTGCGGACTTGGATTTAGAAAAGGTGGAACTATTATAGATAATTACGCACAATTCGTAGGACACATCATAAAAGGGTAA